The following nucleotide sequence is from Candidatus Anoxymicrobium japonicum.
TCAGGCGGTCGGCGATCGCATTGTCCAGTTTTCGCTCCAGATATACAAAACCGCTGTTTGCGCCAAGCTTTCTCGCGATGTCACCCTGATCCTCGCCAAGCACGCGGGCTATCTTCCTCGAAACACACTTCTTGTCTTTCACGAGATATGGGGTCGCATAGACAGTCGAGCACTCTTCACTTATGGCTAATACCTCTCCGTCGCGATCCATTATCACGCCGCGCGGGGGTATCACCTTTATTGTCTTGTCGCGTTGCTCGCTGGCGAGTTTCTTATAGTGGGCAGCCTGTATGACCTGAATCAACACCAGCTTTCCCGCTATAAAAGCAAACCCCAGAAACAGTACGACAACTACTGTCGTGAACCGTTTATCGAATGTTTTCTTTTTTGCCATCAGTACCCCTATCTTCGCGTCAGTGTTCCGCCCGGCCCATCGGCGCCGGAACTCTCTTTTTTGCTTTTCACTTTCGGCGTGACGGACGCGATTTTGTCCCGCTTCTCAAGAGCGCTCTGGCAACTCAGTTCTCCATTGGCATCACGAGTGTACTTGAGGTAAATAACACCATCTGGCTCTGAGAGTTCCAGTTCGTCTATGGCAATCCTCGCTACGCGCTCTGGCGACTTGAGCCGTGCAAGATTCAACCTCAAGCGCTCCTGCTCAAACTTCTCTGCCGTCACGTTGTCCTTCAATCGCATCACCTTCAGGTCGCAACGCACCGCAAACTGATTCTGAGTGAGCGCGAACATGCATGCCGCCGCAAGCAGCAATAAGACCGCCAATGTCCCGAAACCCGGGCCTCTCTTGCGCTCACGCAGAGTTTTTGGCTTCTGTCCGCCTCTGACTCCAGTGGAGCCCGCCTTTTTCGCGTTTCGCTTATGCACTTTCACAAATCCTTGTTTCTCACAGCGGCGCGCAGTTTCGCGCTTTTCGATCGAGGGTTTTCTTCCATCTCCTGTGGAGTGGGACGAACAGGTTTGCGCGTCAACAGGTCGAGGATTCTCGGCATCAAAAGCGAGAGGTCGGGCGGATAGCCAGTTCCTTTTGCCAGGGAGTTAAATGTGCTTTTCACAATCCGATCCTCAAGAGACTGGTATGACAGCACGACTATCCGCCCGGAAGGCGCCAGGCATTCGATTCCTTCGATTATTCCATTCTTGAGATTCTCCAACTCATTGTTTACAGCGATGCGGAGCGCCTGAAACGTCCTGCGCGCCGGATGCTTTCCGCCGCGCCTCGCGCCGGCGGGCACGGCGTCCTTCACGATCTGCTCCAGTTCGCCCGTGGTTCGTATTGGTCGGCGCTCTCTAGCCTCCACTATGAATTTGGCGATCCGCCTGGCCCACCGCTCTTCACCGAACACGTAAAGAATGCGCGTCAGCTCATCCTCTGATTCCTCGTTCACGATCTCAGCGGCTGACCTGCCAGCGTCGGGATCCATGCGCATGTCGATCGGACCATCATGCCGGAAGGAGAAACCGCGGGAAGGGTCATCCAGTTGCATCGAGGAAACCCCCAGGTCAAGCAATATCCCATCGACCTTGTCTATGCCTTCGCCACCAATGACGGACTTGAAACTTCTGAAATTTTCGCGATGGTAACAGACCGCCTCAGCCATCTTGCCCAGCCGCCTCGATGCGCGAGCAATTGCCGCCGGGTCCCGGTCAATACCAATAAGCCGGCCCCCCGGGACGATGTGTTCAAGGATAGATTCAGCGTGTCCGCCATCTCCAATCGTGCCATCGACAATCACCTCTCCTTTTTGAGGATTCAAATAACAAAGAACCTCGTCAACCATGACCGGCTTGTGTTCGCCAGCTTCCCCGATCGTATCAACTGTCATGAATATTGGCCGCCAACTGATCGTAGCGACTGTTGTTCTCTGCCTCATACTTCTCCCACTTGCCGGGCGCCCAAACCTCCGCTTTGTCCGCGAGGCCGACAACAACAACCTCTTTTGTGATCTCCGCCATCTCTCGCAATCGCGCCGGCATCAACACCCTGCCCTGGCTGTCCGGCAATACGTGTTGCGCGTTCGCGAAAAACACTCTTTTAAAACCCCGCGTGGACTCGCTCTCTGAAGGCAACTGCTTGAGCTTCGAAACTTCGCGCTCCCACTCCTCCATTGGCAGTAGCAAGACACAGTCGTCCAGGCCCTTTGTCATCATCAGCCCGTCCTCGAAGTCACGCATGAACTTGCGAGGCAGGATGATGCGGCCCTTGGAATCTATTGTTCTTGTTGATTGTCCAACCAGCATAACTCCGCCTTGTTTCTTCACAAGGCCCCACACTACACCCCTTTTCTCCACTTTGCAACCCCACATGAGAAAAATTTCAAGAAAAACATCAATATCGATGCAATATTTGTGGGAAAGTGGAATATTTTGTGGATGATTACATAAAAAGATACTATATATTGATATGGAGCATTTTTTTACACAAGAAGTGGGCACTCAGTGGGCGCTGGCACCGTTACGTTGCGGATACCTCTATCCAGAAGTGGCGCAGGTAATCTTTCAGCGCCTCGAATGTCTCCGCCACGCGCTCGACCTCGATCTCCGCTTCAAAGGAACTCATCTCTTCGGTCTTCTTGACAAAGTGCGCCGTCCTCGCACAGTAGAGCGGAGTCAGCGCGTCAACAACCGCGTTGCGATCCACGGGCCCGAAGTTGTACGCGATCGCGAAATCGTAAACACTCCTGACCCAGAGGCCACTCGCGAACTCGAAATCCTCGTCACTCTGGTGATACGCTCTTTTTACCTCACGGTAGTTTTCACGGCGCAGGATGAGCCTCCACGTCTCGGAGAGCTCTTCGAACCCTTTGCGAAAGTGATCGAGCAAGTTCTCAAAACTGACAGGGGCTACATCCGGCTCATCTTTACACTCTTCTCCGAGAACCGGCGCCGGAGAGGATCCCTTTACGCGCATCCAGGCGCCCTCGTATGTTTTCATGAGATCAAATAACGTCCCACATACCTGGTGAAACATCGCCCCCAGGTCCGAGCCCGGATCCTTGTTGTTGTGGAGCTTGAGACCCATGCACGCCTGACAGATGTCAAACCCCTCGTTGATAGCAAGCGTGGTCATCCATATATCAATGCCGAAGCGGGCTATGTCGGTATCCCAGACATCCCGCCCGGAGTAAACTCTGGCAAGGACCCCGGAAAACCCGAAGTCTCCCCCGATCGGCTGCCTGATTCTGCTTCCATAAAGCGCCCGCGTAAGTGGGTAGGCTATCGAGTTCGTAATAGTGCCATCGTACTTGTACCGCAGGTAATGCGGCGTTACGAAGTCGAATCTCTCCTCGAGGATAGGATAGCCCAGATACTTCATCCACTCTGGGGTTATGCTTCTCAAGTCGGAGTCCACTACTATGCAAAGCTTTACCCGCAGGCGCGTTGCGATCTCGAAAATAGTGTGGAACGCGCTTCCTTTCCCAGGCGCGCCACGGTAAGGGGTCGCTATCTTGTGGACGCGCGAGGGAACCGGAGTTGACAGGACGACATCCCGCGTATTGTCGCTCGAGCCGCCGTCGGAGTTGACGATGACAGAGTTCATATCAGGAAAGTACATGGCCATGCCCAGGCCCACCTGCCTGACGACATGAGATATCGTGTCCGCGTTCCTGTAGGATGGAATGCCGATCAGAACATCGGCCTGGCCGATGTCCTCTACCTCTTCTGATACAGCCTGTTCAAGAACAGTCAAGCAACACCACCCTCCTCAGCACCGATCCACATCAGGGGTCTGGCAACGTCTACCGCGCAGCGGTAGACGGTGCCTGACCCCGCCGCGTCTACCGCGCAGCGGTAGACGGAGAGGTAGACGGTGCCTGACCCCACTATAGCCGGATCGAACTGAGCGCCCGCATTAACCTCAAGCTCCTTGACCGCTTCACAAACAGGCAGAGCTTCTCGATAAGGCCTGTCCGACGTCATCGCCTCAAACGAGTCGGCAACACAAAGTATCCTGGCGCCGAGCGGGATATCTTCACCTTTGAGGCCGTTCGGGTACCCTGTTCCATCAAAGCGCTCGTGGTGATGCATGATGATCTGTCGCGGCGCCTGCAGGAATGAAACGGGCTCAATGATCGAGTCTCCAAGCTCCGGATGCGTCTTCACGTGCTTGTACTCCTCTTCGGAAAGCTTGCCCCGCTTGTTGAGGACGTCTCTCGCGATGCCAATCTTGCCGATATCGTGCAGGGCGGCAGCGTACTTGAGATTGCGGCAGTCGACCTCGGACAATAACAGCTTTTGGGCAATAGACATTGCGTAGTCAGTCACGCGCTCCGAGTGGCCATAAGTGTACGGATCCTTCACTTCAATCGCCCGGGCAAGCGCTTTGACCGTCGAGAAATAGTTCAACTCCAGATCCTTGTACAGCGATGCGTTCTCGAGAGCCACAGCAGCCTGTCCTGCGATGCCGGTCATTATATTCATGTCATCGCTCTCGAACACATCGGGCGCCCTGGACGAAAACAAAACCATCATGCCGAGAAAGTTCTCGCGCGTAAAGACAGGAACCAGCAGCACCGACTTCGTGCATGTGTCGTCAACTCGTTCGTTTGGAATCAGCGGCGATAGCCGCGGGTCGGATATGGCCACGTGGTGATTGAAAAGCGCCTCGACATCCTCGTCAGCAAGGTCAACCGACTGAACGTCATGTCCCGGGATCATCTCCCAATCAGAATCCGGGAATACGCCGAAAGTCGCCGTGGGATAAAATCTTCCGCTCTCCACGACATAGATATAGACAGTGCATTTTCCGACCTCACAAACGTCAGCGGTTATCTGCACCAGACGCGACAGGAGAACGTCGATGTCCAGTGTGGAAGTCATCAACCGTGACACTTCGAGCAGCGCTATCGTTTCTTTCAGCTTCTGCTGCTCGCTCCCGTGAAGCCGGGCGTTCTCCATAGCCGCGGCAACCTTGTTCGCGAATCTAATCGCCAGGTTCATGGCGTCAGGAGTAAACATCTGCGGGCGCTCAACATTATCGATCAGCATCATTCCCGTGTTTCTGCCACGCACTACAAGCGGGGTAATGAGCACAGCCTTCGTTTTCAACTTTTTCATAATTGAAGACATCACAGGCATGTTTCTTGGGTAGCCCTCCACCAAGATAGGCCGGGTATCGTGATCAAACTGCTCGACGATGACCTCGTCCAATTTGAACGCGGCATCGCCAAAAATCTTCTCATGCTCAAAGTTCGATGCTTCAATGTGTAGATCATTGGTCAAAAGATCCCTGGTGATGAACGCGCACCTTCCGGCATCAATCAGCTCGATGCATTTTTTGATCGATGAGAGCACAAGCGTTGGAAGATCGAATGTTGCCGCGAGATTGCTTGGAAACCTGTCAATGTCTTCCTGGTACGCGTGAAAAAACTTGATGACTTCGTCACGGGCTTGAACAAAAGATTGCGCGCGTGTGTTTTCCGCCTTGCCCAGCGCCTCGTCCAGCACAAGGACACACTCGAACGCGGCCGACGATGACGCCTCGCCATTCACAACCATGTCTCTGATCACTTCGAGAAGCGCCGTCCTGACCACTTCGAGCACGCACAGGACGTCTTTGAGCGCATATCCGTTCCTGGCGTAAGAATAACTCTGAAACGTCTCGTTTGCGAGAAAATCTACTGTGTCGCCACCGGCGATAGCGCCCTTTAACAACTCGAGGTAGCCCGTGAAGAACTTTCTGCGCGTCTGCTTTATGAACGCATAGAAGGAAGAAGGCGGTGTGTCACTCTCGGGGATTCTGGCAAGAACATCCGCGAGCCGTTTCCCCAGGATCTCGAGCGCAAGCTTCTTTCCTTCCACGTAATCAGACAACTCTAACGACATGAACCACCTCGCGTAAAAACGCAAAAATCAATACCATCAGGTTTTATCCAGTGATTGAAGACATCAGATCAGCCATCTCGATAGCGGTCTGCGCGGCCTGCCAACCTTTATTGCCAGCCTTGGCGCCCGCCCTCTCCAATGCCTGCTCCAATGTATCGGCGGTAATTATTCCAAACGCGACCGGCACGCCCGTGTCGAGTCCTATCCGGGCGATCCCTTTCGATACTTGAGCCGCGACGTAATCGAAGTGCGGGGTGTTGCCCCTTATTACGGCGCCCAGACAGATAACCGCGTTATACTTCCCGCAGGAGGCCATCCTGCTCGCAACAATCGGTATCTCAAACGCGCCAGGCACCCAGGCGATGTCGACGTTCTCATCAGCGGCCTCGTGGCGACGGAGAGAGTCCTTCGCCCCTGACAACAGGTTTTTGCTGATAATCTCGTTGAAGCGGCTCACCACTATGGCAAATTTGTACTCCCTCGCGATAAGCTGACCTTCAAAAATACTCATATTTCCTCCTCCTTCGCGTTCACCAACATTCTATTTCTCGACATCCTCAACATCCAACACGTGACCCATCTTCTCTTTCTTTGTGCGCAGATACCGCAAGTTCTCCGGACACGGTAAAACCTGTAGCCCAATCCGCTCCGTAACGGAAAGGCCGTATCCCTCGAGACCGATCCTCTTAGCCGGGTTGTTCGTCAACAGCTTCATGGAAGTAATACCGAGGTCTCTCAATATCTGCGCGCCCGTCCCGTAATCCCTCGCATCGACCGGCAACCCTAGCTCGAGATTGGCCTCAATCGTATCCATGCCCATGTCTTGCAACTGGTAGGCCCGCAACTTGTGGGCGAGTCCAATTCCACGACCCTCGTGACCTATCATGTAAAGCAGCACCCCCGACCCGGCGTCGTTGATCATGCGCATCGCTTCGCGTACCTGCGCCCCGCAGTCACACCTCCTCGAGTCGAACACGTCACCTGTCAGGCATTCGGAGTGCACGCGCACCATCACGTCTTTCTTCCCTTTAACCTCACCCTTGACCAGAGCAAGGTGAAAAGTCCTATCAACCAGGCTCTCGTAACCAACAGCCATGAAATCGCCGTACGCGGTTGGAAGGCGCGCCTCAGAGACTTTCTCGACCAGTTGTTCAGCGCCTGTCCGGTACTTTATCAAATTCTCGACCGTTATCATCTTGAGTCCGTGTTTCTTCGCGAACTTCATTAGCTCTGGGACCCTCGCCATCGTGCCGTCATCGTGCATGATCTCGCAGATAACGCCCGCCGGAAAATGGCCCGCGAGCCGCGCGAGATCGACCGCCGCCTCAGTGTGACCGGCACGAACGAGCGTCCCGCCATCCCGTGCCCTCAAGGGAAAAACATGCCCCGGTTTGCTAATGTCCTCAGGCCTCGTCTCCGGGTTTATCACAGCCTGCACGGTCACTGCCCTGTCATACGCCGAGATTCCGGTCGATATCTTGCCTCTGGCCCCTATCGACACCGCGAACGCGGTGCCCTGCGCGCTGGTATTGTTTTCGACCATCGCGGGGATATCGAGCTCGTCGAGCCTGGATGCGACACAGGGCATGCATATCAGTCCACGTCCATTCTTGCTCATGAAGTTGATCACATCCGGCGTAACCATCTGTGCCGAGCAGACCAGATCGCCCTCGTTTTCTCGTTCTTCGTCATCGACCACAATTAACACGTGTCCCTCTTGAAGCGCTTCGATCGCTTCGTCTATCGTGCTGAAAGGCATCCACACCTCCTGTCAATCATCAACGTTCGCCACATAACCACCCATTGCGAGAGCGTTTTCTATCGCCGGACTCTCACTCCCGCGTACCGCAAGCGCTTCCACGTACTTCGCTATGATATCCACCTCGATGTTGACATTTGTCCCCACGCGAGCGTCGTTCAACGTACTTTCCGCGAGAGTGTGAGGAATAATCGAAACGGAAAATACACCGTGACGCGCCGCTGTTACGGTGAGGCTGACACCATCGACGGCAACCGAACCTTTGGAAACCATATAGCGCGTGATGCCGGCTGGCGCCTCGAAATCAAAATGCACAGCGTTGCCACGCTGGCGCCTGGCGCGCACGCGTGCGATTCCGTCCACATGCCCGTTGACAAAGTGGCCGCCAAGTCGCCCATCCGCCTGAAGAGCGCGCTCGAGATTTACTTTGACGCCAGGTCGAAGCGATCCCACTGTGCTTTTATTGAGAGTCTCGGGCATTACGTCAACGACAAACGACCTGTCCGTTACGCCAACTACCGTCAGGCAAACTCCTGATACCGCGATAGAATCCCCTATCTTCGTCCCTTCGAGAACACGGGACGCCTCGACCTCGAGGACGCCTGACGGCGCAATCTTTATGACTTTTCCTGTTTCTTCTACGATTCCCGTAAACATTTCATCATCCTTGAGTGTGAATACGCGATCATTAGGGGTCAGGCACCGTCTACCTTTCCGTCTACCGCTACGCGGTAGATGTCGCCTGGCCTCTTGCGCGGATACGCGACAACTCTAATATCCGACTCGAGCGCGCAGACGGTATCTATCTCGACGGCGCCGGCTAACGCCATGCTGGCAACACCCTTTCCGCCGATCGGACCTGCCGCCTCAGCGCCGCCAATAATTTTCGGTGCGATGTAGAAAATCAATTTGTCCACAAGCCCTTCTTCCCAGAGCGAGGCCGCCAGCGTCGGCCCTCCCTCGCAAAGCACACCGACAATCTCCCTTTTCCCCAATTCCTCTAAAAGCAATGACAGGTCAACCGTGCCCTTGCTACCGGTCTGGATGACTTCTACTCCATTTTCATCCAGCTTGACGAGCCTTTCCGCCGGCGCCGGCTGAGATACCGCGACGATAGTCTTCGCGACGTTCACGTCCGCGACATTGCTATCCAGAGGAGTCCTGGCCATGCTGTCCACGATCACGCGCCGCGGTTGCCGTGTCAACCCGGCCTGTCTTGCGGTCAATGCGGGGTCGTCGCACAGGACGGTGCCGATGCCAACCATCACCGCGTCACTCTCAGACCTCATTCTGTGCGCGTCCGCCCGCGAAATCTTGGATGTCACCCATTTCGACTCGCCATTCCTCGTTGAGACTTTTCCATCAACGCTCATCGCCATCTTCAAAGTCACAAACGGCCACCCGGTCGTTATCCACTTGACATAAAACTCATTCTGTCGCTTCGCCAGGCTGCTGTACGGGCCCTGAACGACATCGACCCCACTGTCCCTCAACATCAACTCGCCTTTCCCGGAAACCAGCGGATTAGGGTCTCTCATCGCCGCCACCAGCCTCGAGATTCCCACGCGCGTAATCAGCTCAGAGCACGGAGGCGTCCTTCCCTGGTGCGCGCACGGCTCCAGCGTCA
It contains:
- a CDS encoding 6,7-dimethyl-8-ribityllumazine synthase: MSIFEGQLIAREYKFAIVVSRFNEIISKNLLSGAKDSLRRHEAADENVDIAWVPGAFEIPIVASRMASCGKYNAVICLGAVIRGNTPHFDYVAAQVSKGIARIGLDTGVPVAFGIITADTLEQALERAGAKAGNKGWQAAQTAIEMADLMSSITG
- a CDS encoding bifunctional 3,4-dihydroxy-2-butanone-4-phosphate synthase/GTP cyclohydrolase II; translated protein: MPFSTIDEAIEALQEGHVLIVVDDEERENEGDLVCSAQMVTPDVINFMSKNGRGLICMPCVASRLDELDIPAMVENNTSAQGTAFAVSIGARGKISTGISAYDRAVTVQAVINPETRPEDISKPGHVFPLRARDGGTLVRAGHTEAAVDLARLAGHFPAGVICEIMHDDGTMARVPELMKFAKKHGLKMITVENLIKYRTGAEQLVEKVSEARLPTAYGDFMAVGYESLVDRTFHLALVKGEVKGKKDVMVRVHSECLTGDVFDSRRCDCGAQVREAMRMINDAGSGVLLYMIGHEGRGIGLAHKLRAYQLQDMGMDTIEANLELGLPVDARDYGTGAQILRDLGITSMKLLTNNPAKRIGLEGYGLSVTERIGLQVLPCPENLRYLRTKKEKMGHVLDVEDVEK
- the ribD gene encoding riboflavin biosynthesis protein RibD, with amino-acid sequence MKLISCATETIAGLPKPTPCTVDETHMLRALELAEMGKGTTSPNPVVGAVIVADGVVVGEGYHERAGGPHAEARAISAAGERAHGATMYVTLEPCAHQGRTPPCSELITRVGISRLVAAMRDPNPLVSGKGELMLRDSGVDVVQGPYSSLAKRQNEFYVKWITTGWPFVTLKMAMSVDGKVSTRNGESKWVTSKISRADAHRMRSESDAVMVGIGTVLCDDPALTARQAGLTRQPRRVIVDSMARTPLDSNVADVNVAKTIVAVSQPAPAERLVKLDENGVEVIQTGSKGTVDLSLLLEELGKREIVGVLCEGGPTLAASLWEEGLVDKLIFYIAPKIIGGAEAAGPIGGKGVASMALAGAVEIDTVCALESDIRVVAYPRKRPGDIYRVAVDGKVDGA
- a CDS encoding riboflavin synthase (catalyzes the formation of riboflavin from 6,7-dimethyl-8-(1-D-ribityl)lumazine) gives rise to the protein MFTGIVEETGKVIKIAPSGVLEVEASRVLEGTKIGDSIAVSGVCLTVVGVTDRSFVVDVMPETLNKSTVGSLRPGVKVNLERALQADGRLGGHFVNGHVDGIARVRARRQRGNAVHFDFEAPAGITRYMVSKGSVAVDGVSLTVTAARHGVFSVSIIPHTLAESTLNDARVGTNVNIEVDIIAKYVEALAVRGSESPAIENALAMGGYVANVDD
- a CDS encoding glycosyl transferase family 2; translation: MTVLEQAVSEEVEDIGQADVLIGIPSYRNADTISHVVRQVGLGMAMYFPDMNSVIVNSDGGSSDNTRDVVLSTPVPSRVHKIATPYRGAPGKGSAFHTIFEIATRLRVKLCIVVDSDLRSITPEWMKYLGYPILEERFDFVTPHYLRYKYDGTITNSIAYPLTRALYGSRIRQPIGGDFGFSGVLARVYSGRDVWDTDIARFGIDIWMTTLAINEGFDICQACMGLKLHNNKDPGSDLGAMFHQVCGTLFDLMKTYEGAWMRVKGSSPAPVLGEECKDEPDVAPVSFENLLDHFRKGFEELSETWRLILRRENYREVKRAYHQSDEDFEFASGLWVRSVYDFAIAYNFGPVDRNAVVDALTPLYCARTAHFVKKTEEMSSFEAEIEVERVAETFEALKDYLRHFWIEVSAT
- the mraZ gene encoding division/cell wall cluster transcriptional repressor MraZ; the encoded protein is MWGCKVEKRGVVWGLVKKQGGVMLVGQSTRTIDSKGRIILPRKFMRDFEDGLMMTKGLDDCVLLLPMEEWEREVSKLKQLPSESESTRGFKRVFFANAQHVLPDSQGRVLMPARLREMAEITKEVVVVGLADKAEVWAPGKWEKYEAENNSRYDQLAANIHDS
- a CDS encoding 16S rRNA (cytosine(1402)-N(4))-methyltransferase translates to MTVDTIGEAGEHKPVMVDEVLCYLNPQKGEVIVDGTIGDGGHAESILEHIVPGGRLIGIDRDPAAIARASRRLGKMAEAVCYHRENFRSFKSVIGGEGIDKVDGILLDLGVSSMQLDDPSRGFSFRHDGPIDMRMDPDAGRSAAEIVNEESEDELTRILYVFGEERWARRIAKFIVEARERRPIRTTGELEQIVKDAVPAGARRGGKHPARRTFQALRIAVNNELENLKNGIIEGIECLAPSGRIVVLSYQSLEDRIVKSTFNSLAKGTGYPPDLSLLMPRILDLLTRKPVRPTPQEMEENPRSKSAKLRAAVRNKDL